A region of the Acidobacteriota bacterium genome:
GGCCGGTGCCGATCGACGGCATCGACGGCGAATCGCGCAAAGCAGTCATGGACGTGACGCGCCACGTCCGCGGCGAGATCGGACGGCTCTACAAGGTGCTGCCCACGGCGGTGCTGGCCGCGGCGATGACAGCGTCGGGCTCGAAGGCCGAGCTCTCCGACCGCATCAACGTGATCCTCGACGCGCTGCGCGCCGCCGACGCCAACCTCGGCGTGCAGACGGCCGACGAAGTGCTGGCGCTCGGCAGCGAGCCGCTGGCCACGCGTAACATCATCGTGATCGAAAACGGCCGTTACCGCGTCCGCGAGCGCAGCGTGCTCCGGTATTACGGCCGATCGATCGCGCACCTGCTGGCGCCCCCCGGCGCCACCCACTAAGGTCCCGGCCACGAATGCTCGACGTCACCTCAAAGGCCCTGTTCCACGGCCTTGCCCAAGTCTCTGCGCTGCAACGATTCGCGTCCTCCTACGGGATGCGGCCGGGCGGGTTTGCCCGCCGGTTCATTGCCGGCGAGACGGTTGAAGAGGCGATCGCCTCGGTCGCCGACCTGCCCGGTAAGGGGCTGGGCCTGACGCTCGACTACCTTGGCGAAAGCGTGGCCAGCGCGGATGCCGCGGCTGCGGCCGCAGCCGACTATGTCGGCATCATCGGCAAGATCGTCGCGTCGGGCATCGAGCGCAACGTCTCGCTCAAGCTGACGCAGCTCGGCCTCGATGTCGACCACGCCACGGCGGTCGACAACATGCGGCGCATTCTCGAGCCGGCCGATGCCAACGGCTTCTTCGTGCGCATCGACATGGAAAACTCGCCCTACACCGACGCCACGTTGAACATCCTCGCGACCCTTCGGCAGCAGGGCCACACCTCGATCGGCACCGTGATCCAGACCTGCCTGAAGCGCTCGGAGGCCGACATCCGCCGGCTGAACGGAATGGGCGTGCGCGTGCGGCTGGTCAAGGGCGCCTACAAGGAGCCCCGCACCGTCGCGTATCAGCAGAAGACCGAAGTCGATGCCGCGTTCGTGGACCTGATGCGCTTGCTGATGGACGAGGGGACCTACCCGGCCATTGCCACCCATGACCCGATCATGATCGACGCCGCCAAGGCCTATGCGAAGAGCAAGGGCTACGCCAACGATCGGTTCGAGTTCCAGATGTTGTACGGCATTCGCCGCGACCTGCAGACGGCGCTCGTCGCGCAGGGGTACCGGGTGCGCGTCTACGTGCCATTCGGCAAGCAGTGGTATCCGTACTTCATGCGCCGCCTCGGCGAGCGGCCGGCCAACGTGGCGTTTGTTGTGAAGGGTCTGTTGCGCGACTAACGACACCACTCGCGCGCCAGCGAAACGAGCGCGTCGCGGCACGTAAGCACCGACTGCGTGTCGACCCACTCTTCGATGCTGTGAAGCCCGGCACCCGTCGGTCCGTAGAGGATCGCCGGAATGCCGGCTTCGCTGAGCACGGCGGCATCGGTCCAAAAACTCATCCCGATCACAGGTGCCACGGTGCCAGGGTGCCCCGGTGCCACGGTGCGGAGAGCCTGCAGCATGGCCATCGGCAACGCGTGATCCGGCGCGATCTCGTGCGGCGGACGGCCGAAGGCGACTTTCGCGGCGCCCTTGAATTCAGGATCGTCGCGGCGTAACCGTTCGAGAATCGCTTCGACCTCAGTCCCCGCGATACCCGGAGCTTCACCGGGCACCGTTCGCCGTTCCATCTGCAGGTGGCAGCGGTCGGGGTAACTGCTCAACTCGTGGCCACCGGCAATCACCGAGGCATGGAGTGAGGCGGTGCCCAGCAGTGCGTGCGGTGTGCGTGATTGCAGATCGCGGTCGAGCGCATCGAGCGCGCCCAGCACGCGTCCCATCAGGCGGATGGCATCGCGGCCGTCACGCGGCCGGCTGCCATGGGCGGCGCGGCCCTCGGTCTCGATCTCCACCCACTCGAAACCCTTGTGCGCCACGGCCACCTGGAGGTCGGTCGGCTCGGTGACCACCGCGCCGTCGGCGCGCCAGCGGGTGACCAATGCATCGGCGCCGATGCTGGCATGCTCCTCGTCCACGACGCAGGCAATCACCAGGCGGCCGGCGTCGAGTCCGCCGGATTCGGCGATGACGCGGGCGGCGCCGATCATGGCCGCCACCCCGCTCTTCATGTCCTGTGAACCGCGGCCGTAGATTCGGCCGCCTCGCTCGGCGGGATCGAACGGCCGCGTCATCTCGGAGACGCCGACGGTGTCGGTGTGTCCGCAGTACATCAGCGAGCGACCAGGCGCCTTCCCTTCCAACGTACCGACGACGTTCGGCCGTCCCGGCGCCACTTCCTGGATCTCGACGGTGAGCCCGATCGTCCGCAACTCGTCCGCGAGCGCGCGCGCAACCGCGGCCTCGCCCGCCGCTCCCGGCACGAGCGACGGATTGATTGAATCGATGGCGACAAGTTGTTTCAGCAGCGTGAGTGTGGGATCCATCACCAGACGACCTCGACGCCATACTTGTGGAAGACACGATCTCTCGTTACCACCGGGTAGCGTTCTGTCAGTGCCTGCGCCACCAGCAAGCGGTCGAATGGATCGCGATGGTGCCACGGCAGGTCTTCGACCCTGGCAGCGTGGGTCCACGAGATGGCCAGCATGCGGTAGCCCTGACCGACCTTCTCAGCGAGATAGCCGCCGACCGGACCCGGCAGCTGGAGCCGCCCCAGACTCGCCTTGATGGCCATTTCCCACACCGAGGCGGCGCTGATCAGCAGCTCGGCATCGTCGGCTTCGATGGCCCGGCGCGCGGCCTTGCTGAGCCGGCGGTCCCCGGCCTGAAACCACAGGAGCGCGTGGGTGTCGAGGAGGAGCTTCACCGGTATGACTTCATGTCGGGCAACGGGGCCTCGAAGTCGTCGGCCATGGCCACCCGGCCGCGATCGGCACCGAAGGTGGGGCGACCGGTGCCCACGGTGATGGGGCGCAGTTCGGCGATCGGCTTGCCACGCTTGGTGATGCGGTAGGCGCGGCCACGGCTGACGTTGTCGAGCAGCTCCGACAGCCGGGTCTTGGCCTCAAAGGCGCCGATGTCTTCGGTGTCCATACCAACTAGTTTACCGTACTGGTTGACATCAGCCGGGCCAGCCATCGGCTATTCTGTGCAGGTGAGTCTCGAGCAGGACGCCCGTCGTGTCGCCCTCGCCGTGCGCGAAGCGGGTGGCCGCGCGCTGTGCGTCGGCGGCTTTGTCCGCGACCGTCTACTGCAACAACCGTCCGAGGACCTCGATTTAGAGGTCTTCGGGATCCCCGAAGATCGCCTGCGCGCACTGCTGACTACCCTGGGCCGGGTCGAGCCGGTCGGCCAGGCCTTTCCGGTCTACAAGCTCGGCCACATCGATGTCGCGCTGCCCCGCCGCGAATCGAAATCGGGCCGCGGCCACAAGGGCTTCATCGTCGAAGGCGACCACTCGATGTCGTTCGAAGAGGCGGCGCGCCGGCGCGACTTCACGATTAACGCCATTGGCTGGGATCCGCTGACCGACGAGTACCTGGACCCGTTCAAGGGACGCGACGACCTCGACGCGCGGCGATTGCGGGTCGTGGATGCGGTGACCTTTGGCGATGACTCGCTGCGCGTGCTGCGCGCGTTGCAGTTTGCGGCGCGATTCGAGTTGACGATCGAGCCGGCCACCGCGGACATCTGTCGGCGCATCCCAATCGACGATCTGCCGGCCGAACGGATCTGGGGCGAGATCGAGAAGCTGCTGCTGAAGGCACCGCGGCCCTCGATTGGGTTCGCGCTCGCGCGCCAGCTCGGCGTGATCGAGCAAGTCCTGCCGGAGATGGTGCCGCTCTACGAGTGCCCGCAGGATGCGGAGTGGCATCCCGAGGGCAACGTCTGGATCCACACGCTGATGGTGATCGACGAGGCGAGAGCACGAAACGCGGATCTGGACCGCGCCCGGCTTGCCACCATCATGCTGAGCGCCGTCTGCCACGACCTGGGCAAGCCGTTGACGACGGCGCTGATCGATGGCCGGGTGCGATCGCCTGGGCACGAAGCCGCCGGCGTGCCGCTGGCCACGGCCATACTCGACCGCCTCAACGTGCATTCGCTCGATAACTTCGACGTCCGCGCCCAAGTGCTGGGCATCACGGCCGAACACCTGCGGCCGAGCGCGTTTCACAAGCAGAAGGACACGGTCACCGACGGCGCCTTCCGCCGCCTGGCGCAGAAGGTGGACCTCGAACTGCTGGTTCGTTTCGGCCGTGCCGATTGCCACGGCCGGACCGGCACGTTCGACTGCTCCGCCATGGACTGGTTCATCGACCGCGCCCGGGCACTGGGCGTCGAGCACAAGCCACCCGCGCCGATCCTGCTCGGGCGCCACCTGATCGAACTGGGCGTGGCCCCGGGCCCGCGGATGGGGGAGATCCTGCGGGCGGTCTACGAACTGCAGTTGGACGGCGCGGTCACGACACTTGACGACGCGGTCCTCAAGGCCAAGAATTTCACAGGAGCCTAGAAGATCAAGAGAACAATTTTTCTCCTGATCTCCTGATCTCCTGTTCACCTTACGACCCGAAATGCCGGACGCGCGGGAGTAATCCGGCCGGCGGCGCGCCGTGTTCAACGGCCTTCCATCCGAGAAGGCCCGCGGGTTCGCCGAAAATCACAATGACGCGTCCGTCGCGCGGGGTGGCCGGTCGCTCGAGCGCGTCGACCACCTCGCGCCCGGCGGCGCCACCCGGCACGAGCGCGGCCGTCGGCGCGACCAGGCGCGTCGCCCCTCGCTCGCGCAATTTCCGCGCGTGCTCCTGGCACGCCCAGTAGCTGTCCTGGTTACCGGTCGCGACCGCCAGCTTCAACATCACCGCCTGGGCGGGCTCATCCTCACTCAGTTCGACGGCCCAGAGGACACGTCGAAAAGTCGCCACGTCGGCGGGATCGTGAATCTCCTCGTGCCGTAACAACTCAGCCCAGGCGCCGTCGGGCGTATCGGCGAAGTAATGGGCCGGACCCTCGCCATCGGCATGCCAGCGAGCAGCAGGCTGGTCAGAGTCGCTCCAGAGAAAGGGATAGCGAGGATCGGCCTGGCGAAAACCAGTCACGTGGCCCCCAGCGCGACCAGCGATCGCGCCAACTCCCGCACCTTTTGCGGCGGCGCATCATCGGGATTCCAGTCTCCGGTCAGCAGGGCGGCGGGCGCACGGCCACTGAGCGCAGTGCGCTTGCGTTCGAACCATCGGCGGACGCCGACTTCGTTGTATGCCCCGGCGAGGTCGCCCACGATCAGGGCCACGTGGTGCAGTCGCGCCGCCACGTCGTCTGGCGTGTCGCGCTCGCCAGACGCATAGCGCTTCAGGCTCGAGACCGACACGTTTAGTAACGGGGCGAGTTGATCGGCATCGATGACGCGAGTGACTGCCGGCCACTCGAATTTGGGCGCCGGCGACGAGTCGAGGGCGGCAATCACCAACTTCAGGAGCGATTCAGCCTCGGCCGCCGAGGGCGGCTCGACGTTGTCGAAATGGAGCGCCGGTCCGCGGGCAATGCCGGCCTCGCTGACGCGCTGCAGCAGGCGCGAGATGTCGGCGGCGTCGAGCGAGGAGGCATTTGCTTCGACCAGGCCCATCCCCTCGGCGCGCCGCCACACCTCGATCGCCAGCGACCGAATGGAGCGGGTCGCTATTGGATCAGATTTGGACTTGATTTGGGCCTGAGCCATAACCCAAATCTATTCCCATTGGTGGGACTTGTCAAATCCGGGGTCAGACCGCGATGTACTTGGCGAACTTGTCGGGAGCAACGTTGCCACCGGTAACGATTGCGACCACCTTGCCGCCGGGGTGACCAAGACCCAGGTGGACGGCGGCGGTGGTGATGGCGCCGCTCGGCTCGGCCACGATGCGGGCGTGCTTGAACAACCAGGCGACCGCCGCGGCGATGTCGGCCTCGCCGACCGTTACCACTTCATCCACGTACTTCTGGACGTGCGCAAACGTGAGGTCGCCGGGACGCAGGTTCATGAGGCCGTCGGCAATGCTCGCCGAGGAATCGAGCGTCACCGGATGACCAGCTTCGAGTGAGCGCGACATCTTGGCCGCACCGGACGGTTCGACCGCCACCACCCGGACCGACGGATTCGACAGCTTGATGGCGGCCGCGACGCCGGAGACCAGGCCGCCGCCGCCGGCGGGCACGAACACCGTGCCGACATCGGCGCACTGCTCGAGGATCTCGAGGCCGGTGGTGCCCTGGCCAATCACGATCAGGCGGTGGTCGAACGGCGGCACCATGGTCAACCCACGCTCGCGCGCTTCTTTCTCGGCCCGCGCCTGGCGATCGAGCGACGTGGTGCCCTCCATGATGACTTCAGCGCCGTAACTCTTGCAGCCTTCCACCTTCACCGCCGGCGCGGTAGTGGGCATGACGATCACGGCCGGCGCGCCCAGTGTCCTGGCGGCGAGAGCGACAGCCTGGCCGTGATTACCGGACGAATACGTGATCACGCCACGCGTCAGCTGCTCGGGCGACAACTGCGCGATCATGTTGAACGCGCCGCGAATCTTGAACGCGCCCATCGGCTGCAGGTTTTCGCACTTCAGCAGCAGCCCATCGACGTCAAGCAGCGGTGTGTAGACGGCGGCGTTCTCAATCCGTGCGCGTGCCGCGCGAATCTCGTCGAGCGTAACGAATGGTTCCATGAAGGCCCCCGGCGGCACTAAAGTGCCGCCCTCCTGGCGTGCTCAGACACTACTTCCTTCGCACTTGGGCGAATTGATCACCGTCGTTGTACTTGGGCAGCTCTGGCAGCGCGGCGATCCGCCAGCCGAGCTGCGCCAGCAGCTTCAGGTCGTCGACGCCGCCGCTGAAATCCCACGAGGCGTCGTACTGGTCGGTCGGCTGGTGGTAGTCCTTGCCGTTGTACTCTTCCTGCTTCTTGAGGAGTGCCGCGGCGTTCGGACCGGTGAACTGCTTCGGCGAGCTCAGCGACAGCGCCGGCACGCCGGCCTTCGCGAACGGGAAGTGGTCCGAGCGGAAGAAATAGCCGCGTTCAGGATGCGCGTCGATCCCGAGCGTGCGGCCGCGCTCCTTCAGGAGGGCCTCGACCATCGGCCCCAGCGTCGAGCGATCCGAGCCGAGTTGCACCATGTCGTTCGTGGGCCCGAGGTAATTCACGCCGTCCACGTTGATGTTGGCGGCGACCTTGTCGATGGGGAGCGGCGGGTTGGCCGCCAGGAACGACGAACCGAGCAGGCCCGATTCCTCGGCGGTCACGAACGCGAAGTAGATCGATCGCGCCGGCGGCTGCGGCGAGTTCTTGAAGGCCTTGGCGATCTCGAGCACGCCGGCCACGCCCGAGGCATTGTCGTAGGCGCCGTTGTAAATCCGATCCGCGCCAGGCGCGTCGGTCGGCAGCGCCTCGCGCACGCCGAAGTGGTCCCAGTGCGCGCTGTAAATCACCGCCTCGGACGGGTTGGTCCCCTTCAGAACGCCAATCACGTTCGGCGAGGTCTTGCGGGCCGAGCGCTGGGTCAACGTCGCGGCCGCGCGGGTGTTGAGGGTGACGGCCTTGAAGCCGCGCTTGCTGGCGGCCTCGCGCAGGGTGTCGAGGTTACGGCCTCCGCGGCGCACCAGATCCTTTGCCGACCGGTCGGTGATCCAGCCCTTGATGTTGAGCGCCGGTTCGCCGGGCTGCGGCGGCAAGGAATACTGTGTCCCGCTCCACGACGACTGCACCACCTGCCACGGATAGGTGGCCGATTCGTCGGTGTGGATCAACAGCGCGCCGGCCGCACCCTGGCGGGCGGCCTCTTCGTACTTGTAGGTCCAGCGGCCGTAGTAGGTCAGCGCCGGCCCCCCGAACAACGTCGGCTCGTCCGCGGGCGCAGGCGGATCGTTGACCATGATCAGCACCCACTTGCCGCGCACGTTGGCGCCTTCGTAGTCGTTCCACTTCAGCTCGGGCGCGTTGATGCCGTAGCCGACGAACACCACCTCGCCCTGGACCTGCACGCGCGGTCGCTCGACACCCGCGTTCGCAATCATGTCGGTGTTATAGCGATAGGTGTTTCCCGGCACGCTGAGCACGAAGTTGCGGTCGGTCACCGCTTCCACAATGGGCACCTGCTGAAAATAGCTCCCATCAGGAGCACCAGGCTCAATGCCGATCGCGGTCAGTTGTTTCACCAGGTAGTCGGCCGTCTTCTCGCCGCCGGGGGTCGCCGGCGCGCGGCCCTCGAACTCGTCCGACGCCAGCACCTTGATGTGCGTCGTCAACGAATCGACCGTGATCTCGCCCTCAGCCGGAGTGGGCGGTGGTGGCGGCGGCGGGGCCGGCTGCGTGCAGGCGGCGGTGAAAATCAGCAGGCCGGCGATCGTCAGAAACTTTGGCACGTTGGCACCCTGCACTATAGGCACCTTAGGCACTCAGGCACCTTAGGCACTTTTGCTATTCGTTCTTCTCACGCTGGGCGTTGCGATATTCCTCGACCAGGCGCGCCACGCTGTTGGCGACACCCGACTGGCTCGGTGACCAGCCGAGCGCCCGCGCCTTCGGGCTCCGCACCTTCTGATCGAGCGCCAGGCAATCGGCATAGGCGCCGAACTTCTTGCGCGCTTCCGCCATCGGCATGTAGCGGATGTCGGGCCGCTGTGGCACCTGCCCGGCAATGGCCTCGACGATGTCGCTGACCTTCTCGTCGGCCTCGTCCGTGGCGTGGAAGACCCCCGTGGCCAGCGGCGACTCGAGCACCTTCACGTAGAGGTCTCCCAGGTCGTGGTCGTAAATACACGCCCAGCGGTTCTTGCCGGGACCGACCACCCGGACGAGGCCGTTCAGGGCGTCCTTGATGAGGTCCGAGACAATGCCGCGACCGCCGCCGTAGACAATGCCCGGCCGGATCACGACCGGGCGCACCCCGGACGAAGCGGCCCCCAGTACCAGATCCTCATGGGCCGGACGCCACGCCACGTGCGGCGGGGGATCGAGCGGCGAGTCCTCGTCCGCGGCCCTCGCGGCGCGCCCCAGCACCCAGACCCCCGAGGTGTAGAGAAACGCCCGTGCCTTGCCGTCGGCGGCCATGGCGTCGCGCTGGGCCGTCAGCATGATCTCAATCGCCTGCTGGTCGGCCTGCACGCCGCGGGGCGACGATTCGAAGGCCGTGTGGACCACCGCGTCCGCGGACTTCAGCAGCGACACGTACAACTTGGGCAGACCGAGCTCCGCGACGACCGGAGTGGCGCCCTTGGCGCGCAGTTTTTCGGCTTTTTCCGGGTCGCGGGCGATGGCCGTGACCTGGTGGCCCCCCTTGATCATCGCGTCGAGTACTGCCGACCCGATGTACCCGGTGGCGCCTGTCAAGAATATGTGCATCAACTCCCCGAATGAGACAGACAGGTATTGTAGTCGACCGGGATAACGGACGTTAGAATTTGAGATTCCCGCGTGAACACGCTGATTGACCTCTTCCGCACGCTCGAGTCCAGGCGCGGCGAATGCCTCGTGTATGACGATGGCTTTCGCGTGCGACGGCATTCGTATGCAGACGTCACGGCGGCCAGCCGGGGGTTTGCGGCGTACTTGTCAAGCCAGGGCCTCGGCCGGGGTGACAAGGTCCTGATCTGGGGCGAGAACCGGCCCGAGTGGGTGGTCGCGTATTGGGGCATCCAGCTGATTGGCGCGGTCGCCGTCCCGATCGACTACCGCTCGTCGTCGGACTTCGTGACCCGCATCCGCGGCCTCGTCCGCGCGCGCCTCGTTCTGGCGGGTGACGAAGTCGAACCGGGCGCCATGGACACCGTGCCGCTGGCTGGCATCGACTGGAACAGCGATGGACCGGTGCCGGACCTGCCTGTTGACCGCAACGACGTGGCGCAGATCGTCTTCACCTCGGGCGCGACAGCCGAGCCGAAAGGCGTACTCATCCGCCACCGGAACATCCTCGCCAACCTCAACCCGATCGCCCGGGAGATCGATCGCTACAAGCGCTATGCCCGTCCGTTCCGTCCGATCCGCTTCCTGAACCTGTTGCCGCTCAGCCATGTGTTCGGGCAGGCCATGGCCACCGGCATCCCGCCCCTGATCGACGGCTCGGTCGTCTTCATCCGCAGCCTGAACCCCCACGACATCGTCCGGCGCGTGAAGGCGTCCAGGGTCTCGGTGATCGTGTGCGTGCCCAAGATTCTCGAGGTGCTCAAGGAGCACGCGGCGCGCATCGATCCGGCTTCAATGGAGCCACCGGGCGGGTTGTCCGTTCAACGGCGGTGGTGGCGATACCGCCACCTGCACCGCCAGTTCGGGTTCAAGTTCTGGGGGTTTGTGGTCGGCGCCGCGCCGCTGGCCCCTGCCCTCGAGGAGTTCTGGAAGCGCCTGGGATTCGTCGTCATCCAGGGATACGGCCTCACCGAGACGGCGCCGGCCGTCACGATCAATCACCCGTTCAGGACCCGCACCGGCTCGGTCGGCGCGCCCCTCGCCGGCGTCGAGGTGCAGATCGCGAGCGACGGCGAGATCCTGGTTCGAGGCGAGAACGTGACGACGGGGTATTACCGGCCGGGAGTCGGGAGTCGGGAGTCGGGAGTCGACAGTCGGGAGTCGGCTGCCGAGGAAGGCGGACGAGCAAGTGATGCCGAGGGGTGGCTGCACACCGGCGACATCGGCGAACGCGACGAGGAGGGGCGGCTATTCATCCGCGGGCGCAAGAAGGAGATGATCGTCACGCCAGAGGGGCTCAACGTCTTTCCCGGCGACATCGAACGCGCACTCGACGAGCAGGCCGGCGTCGTGGAATCGGCCGTGGTCGGGTCGATGCAGGGCACCGCCGAACGCGTGCATGCCGTGCTGGTGCTGGCGCCGGAGGTCGACGCGGAAACCGTGGTGCAGAGGGCCAATGCCGGCCTCGCGGATCACCAGCGCATCCGTGGGTTCTCGCTCTGGACCAGCGGCCCCCTGCCGCGTACCGAAGGCACCCGAAAGCTGAAGCGCACGGCGATCAAGGCGTGGTTGACGGACGGCGCAAGCCCTGCGGCTCCGGCGGGCGACGGCGATCCGGTTACGGCGGTGTTGTCGAAGTTCGCCGGCGCGCGGGTGTTGAGCGGCGACACTTCGCTCGAGGGACTCGGGCTAAGTTCGCTCGACCGCATCGAGCTGATGGTGGCCCTCGAGGGCCGGTTTGGGACGCGCATCGACGAGACGCGGTTTGCCGGCGCCAGGACGCTTGATGATCTGCGGACGGTGGTGACCGCCGCGCCGCCGGCGGCATCGGTTCACGAGCCGGTCGACTTCCCTGCCTGGAACCGGGCTTGGCCCGCGCGGTGGTTGCGGCGTGCCAGCCAGTTCACATGGATCCTGCCGCTGACTCGCCTCGTCGCCCGGGTGACGGTTGAGGGGCTGCAGCACCTCGACGGCATCCGCGGGCCGGTGGTGTTCGCGGTGAATCACCAGAGCCACCTGGACGTTCCGGTCGTCCTTTCGGTGCTGCCCGGCGCGTGGCGCGCGCGCATCGCGCCCGCCATGGCGAAGGAGTTCTTCGCGGCGCACTTTCACCCTGCCCAGTACCGCTGGAGGCAGGTGCTGACCAGCCGGGGCAACTATTACCTGGCGGCACTCTTCTTCAACAGCTTCCCGCTGCCGCAGCGCGAGGCCGGCGCGCGGGAGACCTTGCGCTACATCGGCGAGGTCACCGGGGCGGGCTATTCGGTGCTGATCTTTCCCGAAGGCGTGCGATCCGAATCAGGCAACATCAAGCCGTTTCGTGGCGGGGTGGGGATGATCGCCGCGCGGCTGGGCTTGCCCGTGGTGCCGGTCCGGCTGGAAGGGGTTGACCGAGTCCTGCCAACGGGCAAAAGAATGGCCCGGCCAGGCCCGGTATCAGTGACCTTTGGCGCGCCCCTGCGCCTCAGCGGGAATGACTACGGGGCCCTGGCCCGGCAGGTGGAGCAAGCGGTACGCGATTTGCCTATCAAGGGCGGCGCATGACACAATCCGTGGGTTGGGACTGTTCCCGACCGCGGAGCCGATTACTGGACCTGAATGAGCAAAGACGATCTGATAGACATGCAAGGCACGGTCGTCGCCGTGCATAGCGGTGGCCTCTACCGAGTGCAGGTGGATGCCGGACACGAAGTGCTGGCGCAGCTGAGCGGACGGATGCGGCGTTTCCGCATCAAGGTGGTTCCTGGCGACCGGGTGACGGTTGGCATCTCCCCTTACGACCCTCAACGCGGCATCATCACCTTCCGCGCCCGCTAGGGCGCAAGTTCGAGAAGTCTTGAATTCAAATTCCACTTCATCCCGAAGACCCGGCCGGCGCCGGTCTGGTGGTGGTGGCGGCCGCGGCGGACGCCGCGGCTCCTCCAGTGCACCGAGCTTCCGCCCTGCCGCCCCACTGCCCGACCTGCCGTGGATCATCGTCGACGCCGATGCGCCGCCGACTCCGTTCGACGAGTTGGGGTTCGATCCCCGGCTCGAGGCCGGTTTCCGCTCCCTCGGCTTCGAAGGCACCCGGCCCGTCCAGGGCGCGGTGATCCCGCTGGCGCTTGATGGCGACGATGTGATCGCGTGCGCCGAGACCGGCACCGGCAAGACGCTGGCGTTCGCGGCGCCGATACTCGAACTGCTGCTGACCGAACAGCCCGGCTACGGCGACCCGGCGCGCGAGGCCTTTACCCGCGCCCTGATCCTGGCGCCGACCCGCGAACTCGCGGTCCAGATTGAAGACTCGCTGGTCGGCCTGACGTACCACACGCCGGTGACCACCGCGCCGGTGTTCGGCGGCGTCGAAATGGGTCCGCAGGAACGCGCGCTGCAGGCCGGGGTCGACATCATCGTCGCCACGCCCGGACGGCTGATGGACCACATGCGCCACAGCAATACCGACCTGGTGCGGGTGCAGTTCCTGGTGCTGGATGAGGCGGACCGGATGATGGACATGGGCTTCTGGCCCGACGTCCAGAAGATCATGTCGGCGCTTCCTCCCGACCGGCAGACGCTGCTCTTCTCGGCGACGCTGCCGGGCGAGATCCAGCGGATGGCGAAAGAGATGCTGCGCTCGCCGAAGTACGTGCAGGTGGGCAAGCAGGGCGGTGCGGCACGGACGATCGATCACCAGATGGTGCAGGTCGAAAGCGGCGCCAAGACCGACTGGCTGGCCAACTTCGCCAAGCGCGAGGTTGACGGCCCCGTGCTGGTGTTCGTGCGGACCAAGATCGGCGCCGATCGGCTCACGCGCTCGCTGGTCGCGAAAGGCATTCGCGCCGCAGCGCTGCACGCGGATCGTACGCAGCAAGAACGCAACTCGGCGGTCGAAGGGTTCCGCTCCGGCAAGCATCCCGTGCTGGTGGCCACCGACATCGCCGCGCGCGGCCTCGACATCGAGGGCATCGCGCACGTCATCAACTTCGAAGTGCCCGACTCGCCCGACACCTACGTGCATCGCGTGGGGCGCACCGGGCGCTCTGGCGCATCGGGCCACGCCGTGACCCTCGTGTCGCCGAACGAACAGCGCAACTGGAGCGCTGTGGAGGCTGCCATTGGATTCCGGGCCCGTTAACTCGGCCGCCGTCGCGCGCTTCCTGTCGTGCCGCTGGCGCAAGCCGGCCGAAGACGGCCTGCCCGACCACTGCACGCACCGTGACGTGCTGCCGATGGCCGGCAAGGAAGGGTTCAGCGCGGATT
Encoded here:
- a CDS encoding threonine/serine dehydratase; translated protein: MEPFVTLDEIRAARARIENAAVYTPLLDVDGLLLKCENLQPMGAFKIRGAFNMIAQLSPEQLTRGVITYSSGNHGQAVALAARTLGAPAVIVMPTTAPAVKVEGCKSYGAEVIMEGTTSLDRQARAEKEARERGLTMVPPFDHRLIVIGQGTTGLEILEQCADVGTVFVPAGGGGLVSGVAAAIKLSNPSVRVVAVEPSGAAKMSRSLEAGHPVTLDSSASIADGLMNLRPGDLTFAHVQKYVDEVVTVGEADIAAAVAWLFKHARIVAEPSGAITTAAVHLGLGHPGGKVVAIVTGGNVAPDKFAKYIAV
- a CDS encoding polynucleotide adenylyltransferase gives rise to the protein MSLEQDARRVALAVREAGGRALCVGGFVRDRLLQQPSEDLDLEVFGIPEDRLRALLTTLGRVEPVGQAFPVYKLGHIDVALPRRESKSGRGHKGFIVEGDHSMSFEEAARRRDFTINAIGWDPLTDEYLDPFKGRDDLDARRLRVVDAVTFGDDSLRVLRALQFAARFELTIEPATADICRRIPIDDLPAERIWGEIEKLLLKAPRPSIGFALARQLGVIEQVLPEMVPLYECPQDAEWHPEGNVWIHTLMVIDEARARNADLDRARLATIMLSAVCHDLGKPLTTALIDGRVRSPGHEAAGVPLATAILDRLNVHSLDNFDVRAQVLGITAEHLRPSAFHKQKDTVTDGAFRRLAQKVDLELLVRFGRADCHGRTGTFDCSAMDWFIDRARALGVEHKPPAPILLGRHLIELGVAPGPRMGEILRAVYELQLDGAVTTLDDAVLKAKNFTGA
- a CDS encoding RES domain-containing protein produces the protein MTGFRQADPRYPFLWSDSDQPAARWHADGEGPAHYFADTPDGAWAELLRHEEIHDPADVATFRRVLWAVELSEDEPAQAVMLKLAVATGNQDSYWACQEHARKLRERGATRLVAPTAALVPGGAAGREVVDALERPATPRDGRVIVIFGEPAGLLGWKAVEHGAPPAGLLPRVRHFGS
- a CDS encoding type II toxin-antitoxin system prevent-host-death family antitoxin, producing the protein MDTEDIGAFEAKTRLSELLDNVSRGRAYRITKRGKPIAELRPITVGTGRPTFGADRGRVAMADDFEAPLPDMKSYR
- a CDS encoding M20/M25/M40 family metallo-hydrolase, producing the protein MDPTLTLLKQLVAIDSINPSLVPGAAGEAAVARALADELRTIGLTVEIQEVAPGRPNVVGTLEGKAPGRSLMYCGHTDTVGVSEMTRPFDPAERGGRIYGRGSQDMKSGVAAMIGAARVIAESGGLDAGRLVIACVVDEEHASIGADALVTRWRADGAVVTEPTDLQVAVAHKGFEWVEIETEGRAAHGSRPRDGRDAIRLMGRVLGALDALDRDLQSRTPHALLGTASLHASVIAGGHELSSYPDRCHLQMERRTVPGEAPGIAGTEVEAILERLRRDDPEFKGAAKVAFGRPPHEIAPDHALPMAMLQALRTVAPGHPGTVAPVIGMSFWTDAAVLSEAGIPAILYGPTGAGLHSIEEWVDTQSVLTCRDALVSLAREWCR
- a CDS encoding proline dehydrogenase family protein, whose product is MLDVTSKALFHGLAQVSALQRFASSYGMRPGGFARRFIAGETVEEAIASVADLPGKGLGLTLDYLGESVASADAAAAAAADYVGIIGKIVASGIERNVSLKLTQLGLDVDHATAVDNMRRILEPADANGFFVRIDMENSPYTDATLNILATLRQQGHTSIGTVIQTCLKRSEADIRRLNGMGVRVRLVKGAYKEPRTVAYQQKTEVDAAFVDLMRLLMDEGTYPAIATHDPIMIDAAKAYAKSKGYANDRFEFQMLYGIRRDLQTALVAQGYRVRVYVPFGKQWYPYFMRRLGERPANVAFVVKGLLRD
- a CDS encoding type II toxin-antitoxin system VapC family toxin, giving the protein MKLLLDTHALLWFQAGDRRLSKAARRAIEADDAELLISAASVWEMAIKASLGRLQLPGPVGGYLAEKVGQGYRMLAISWTHAARVEDLPWHHRDPFDRLLVAQALTERYPVVTRDRVFHKYGVEVVW